In one Bosea sp. RAC05 genomic region, the following are encoded:
- the denD gene encoding D-erythronate dehydrogenase has protein sequence MHILVLGGAGMAGRKFIERLARDGALGGKPIAKVTAQDVVPAQAPKGAAFAFDAIVSDLSVPGEAEKLIASRPGLIVHLAAVVSGEAEADFEKGYKINLDGTRFLFEAIRLTGDGYKPRVVFTSSVAVFGAPFHDKIGDEFFTTPLTSYGTQKAICELLLSDYSRRGFFDGLSIRFPTICVRPGSPNKAASGFFSNIIREPLNGIDAVLPVSDQVRHWHASPRSAVNFLLHAATMDLAAVGPRRALNMPGYSCTVAEQIEALRKVAGDGVVARIKRVPDPVIDKIVEGWPRNFDPQRAIALGFKAESSFDEIIRIHIEDELGGTFVK, from the coding sequence ATGCATATTCTCGTTCTCGGTGGGGCCGGCATGGCCGGCCGCAAATTCATCGAGCGTCTCGCCCGTGACGGCGCTCTCGGCGGAAAGCCGATCGCGAAGGTGACGGCGCAGGACGTCGTCCCGGCGCAGGCGCCCAAGGGCGCGGCCTTCGCTTTTGATGCCATCGTCTCGGATCTGTCGGTTCCCGGCGAGGCTGAGAAGCTGATCGCCTCGCGGCCCGGGCTCATCGTGCATCTGGCGGCGGTCGTCTCGGGCGAGGCCGAGGCCGATTTCGAGAAGGGCTACAAGATCAACCTCGACGGCACGCGCTTCCTGTTCGAGGCGATCCGCCTGACCGGCGACGGCTACAAGCCGCGGGTGGTCTTCACCTCGTCGGTCGCCGTGTTCGGTGCGCCGTTCCACGACAAGATCGGCGACGAGTTCTTCACGACGCCGCTGACCAGCTACGGCACGCAGAAGGCGATCTGCGAACTGCTGCTCTCCGATTATTCGCGCCGCGGCTTCTTCGACGGGCTCAGCATCCGCTTCCCGACGATCTGCGTGCGGCCGGGATCGCCCAACAAGGCGGCGTCGGGCTTCTTCTCCAACATCATCCGCGAGCCGCTGAACGGCATCGACGCGGTGCTCCCCGTGTCGGACCAGGTGCGCCATTGGCACGCCTCGCCGCGCTCGGCCGTCAATTTCCTGCTCCATGCCGCGACCATGGACCTGGCGGCCGTCGGTCCCCGCCGCGCGCTGAACATGCCGGGCTATTCCTGCACGGTGGCCGAGCAGATCGAGGCGCTGCGCAAGGTCGCGGGCGACGGCGTCGTGGCGCGCATCAAGCGCGTGCCCGATCCGGTGATCGACAAGATCGTCGAGGGCTGGCCGCGCAATTTCGACCCGCAGCGGGCGATCGCACTCGGCTTCAAGGCCGAGTCGAGCTTCGACGAGATCATCCGCATCCATATCGAGGACGAACTCGGCGGGACGTTCGTGAAGTAG
- a CDS encoding SDR family oxidoreductase, with protein sequence MAGRLKGKVAVVTAAGQGIGRAIAEAFVAEGATVWATDKDVTLLEGIPKAKKRKLDVLSNKAVEAFAAKVGTIDILVNAAGYVHHGTVLDTDDKAWDFSFDLNVTSMHRTIKAFLPGMLAKGAGSIVNIASGAGSVRGIPNRYAYGTTKAAVIGLTKAVAADFIKKGIRSNAICPGTIQSPSLDQRIKDLATSTKTTEAAARQAFIDRQPMGRLGTAQEIAWLAVYLASDEASYTTGQIHLADGGFAL encoded by the coding sequence ATGGCAGGACGTTTGAAGGGCAAGGTCGCGGTCGTCACCGCCGCCGGCCAGGGCATCGGGCGCGCGATCGCGGAGGCCTTCGTCGCCGAGGGCGCGACCGTCTGGGCGACCGACAAGGACGTCACGCTGCTCGAGGGCATTCCCAAGGCGAAGAAGCGCAAGCTCGACGTGCTCTCCAACAAGGCGGTCGAGGCGTTCGCGGCGAAGGTCGGGACGATCGACATCCTCGTCAACGCCGCCGGCTACGTCCACCATGGCACGGTGCTCGACACCGACGACAAGGCCTGGGATTTCTCCTTCGACCTCAACGTCACCTCGATGCACCGCACGATCAAGGCGTTCCTGCCGGGCATGCTGGCGAAGGGCGCGGGCTCGATCGTCAACATCGCCTCGGGCGCGGGTTCTGTCCGCGGCATCCCGAACCGCTACGCCTATGGCACGACCAAGGCGGCGGTGATCGGGCTGACCAAGGCGGTCGCGGCCGACTTCATCAAGAAGGGCATCCGCTCGAACGCGATCTGCCCGGGCACGATCCAGTCGCCCTCGCTTGACCAGCGCATCAAGGATCTGGCGACCTCGACCAAGACCACGGAAGCCGCCGCGCGGCAGGCCTTCATCGACCGTCAGCCGATGGGCCGGCTCGGCACGGCGCAGGAGATCGCCTGGCTCGCCGTCTACCTCGCCTCCGACGAGGCGAGCTACACCACCGGCCAGATCCATCTCGCCGATGGCGGCTTCGCTCTCTGA
- a CDS encoding GNAT family N-acetyltransferase, which produces MSHATPAADGNPVLNWTAPPFPPARVLEGRYCRLEPIDPTRHLDDIWAVNAGHDHIWQWMPADPPQTREAYRELLAMMVSKSGIVPFAIIDRADGKPKGHLWLMEIRPDHGVFEVGYITYSPELQRTRVATEAIHLCGGYGFALGYRRFEWKCNNLNEPSKRAALRFGFRYEGLFRQHMVVKGRNRDTAWFSILDSEWPAVNAAFEAWLDPGNFDSDGHQKARLESFRAAQA; this is translated from the coding sequence ATGAGCCATGCGACCCCGGCAGCCGACGGCAATCCCGTCCTGAACTGGACGGCGCCGCCCTTTCCGCCGGCGCGTGTGCTGGAGGGGCGCTACTGCCGGCTCGAGCCGATCGACCCCACCCGCCATCTCGACGACATCTGGGCCGTGAATGCCGGCCACGACCACATCTGGCAGTGGATGCCGGCGGATCCGCCGCAGACGCGCGAGGCCTATCGCGAGTTGCTGGCGATGATGGTGTCGAAGTCGGGCATCGTGCCCTTCGCGATCATCGACAGGGCCGACGGCAAGCCCAAGGGGCATCTCTGGCTGATGGAGATCAGGCCCGATCACGGCGTCTTTGAGGTCGGCTACATCACCTATTCGCCGGAACTGCAGCGGACCCGCGTTGCCACCGAGGCGATCCATCTTTGCGGCGGCTACGGTTTCGCGCTCGGCTACCGGCGCTTCGAGTGGAAGTGCAACAATTTGAACGAGCCGTCCAAGCGCGCGGCGCTGCGCTTCGGCTTCCGCTATGAGGGCCTTTTCCGCCAGCACATGGTGGTCAAGGGCCGCAACCGCGACACCGCCTGGTTCTCGATCCTCGACAGCGAATGGCCGGCGGTCAACGCCGCCTTCGAGGCCTGGCTCGATCCGGGCAATTTTGATTCAGACGGCCATCAGAAGGCGCGTCTCGAGAGCTTCAGGGCCGCGCAGGCCTGA